Proteins from one Mucilaginibacter jinjuensis genomic window:
- a CDS encoding ABC transporter permease: protein MFKNYLKIAWRNTTRNKVSSLINVCGLAVGMTVAMLIGLWIRDELSYDKSNKNYDRIVQVLANVNTGGGLVTQASLPLPLSADLRDKYSSDFKQMASLIAMEQNINYNSHAFSRSGCYAEPSITNIITLDMLRGTKNSFKAPGTVLINESLARAMFGNADPVNKTIKLNDTHLVQITGVYRDLPQNSQFANMSFIAPVALLFQNGGDMNNWYNSSFQIYGLLNQGSNRQRLSHKIQNFLYEHSKDAAKPALFLFPMHQWHLYEFKNGVAVAGRLQFVWLFGIIGLFVLLLACINFMNLSTARSEKRAKEVGIRKAIGSLRGQLIAQFLSESFLIVAISFLIAVLMAWLALPFFNDVSGKDLHLVWTNPLVWVTCFCFCLFTGLLAGSYPALYLSSFQAVKVLKGTFKAGPGAAMPRKILVVVQFSVSVTMIIGTIIVFKQIEFAKDRPVGYNRDNLVSLPYNAIKGYSAFREELLRTGAVTGVSASSNPMTGIWSSADNLSWKGKDPNRQEEFGTVLTDPDFGSVVGWHMKEGRSFSKTFLSDSSGFLFNEAAIRQMGLKEPVGETIQWHGKNWKVLGVVKDMVMNSPFDPITPTVFLMNDHERSFNVINLKLRAGMPASAALARIEAVFKKFAPEAPFNYKFADSEYAQKFLAEERVGKLASVFAVLAIFISCLGLFGVASFVAEQRIKEIGIRKVLGASVISIWGSLSRDFVVLVAIALFIAVPVSWYFMHQWLQHYTYRTALSWWVFALTGAGAVLITLLTVSYHSIKAALANPVKSLRSE, encoded by the coding sequence ATGTTTAAAAATTATTTAAAGATCGCCTGGCGAAATACGACCAGGAACAAAGTTTCTTCGTTGATCAATGTTTGCGGCCTTGCCGTGGGTATGACTGTAGCTATGCTGATTGGCCTATGGATCCGGGACGAATTGTCCTACGATAAATCTAATAAGAACTATGACCGTATCGTACAGGTTTTGGCCAATGTCAATACCGGCGGCGGCTTGGTGACGCAAGCCTCACTTCCTCTACCCTTATCAGCAGATCTGCGGGACAAGTATAGCAGCGACTTCAAGCAGATGGCATCGTTAATTGCCATGGAACAGAACATAAATTACAACAGTCATGCCTTTTCTAGGTCCGGCTGTTATGCCGAACCTTCGATCACCAATATCATCACCCTGGATATGCTCCGGGGAACAAAAAACTCTTTTAAAGCACCGGGCACCGTATTGATCAATGAATCACTGGCCCGGGCGATGTTTGGTAACGCCGATCCGGTCAATAAAACGATCAAGCTCAACGATACGCACCTTGTGCAAATAACCGGTGTTTACCGGGATCTGCCGCAGAACTCCCAGTTCGCCAACATGAGCTTTATTGCCCCTGTTGCGCTACTGTTTCAAAATGGCGGGGATATGAATAACTGGTACAACAGTTCCTTCCAGATATACGGTTTGTTAAACCAAGGTAGCAACCGGCAACGGCTTTCTCATAAAATTCAGAACTTTCTGTATGAGCATTCGAAAGATGCCGCCAAACCCGCGCTCTTCCTGTTCCCGATGCACCAGTGGCACTTGTATGAATTTAAAAATGGTGTTGCCGTTGCAGGACGGCTTCAGTTTGTATGGCTCTTTGGGATCATCGGCCTGTTCGTGTTGTTACTGGCCTGCATCAACTTCATGAATTTAAGCACCGCCCGGAGCGAAAAGCGCGCAAAAGAAGTGGGCATCCGCAAAGCCATCGGCTCCCTCCGAGGACAACTTATCGCTCAGTTCCTCAGCGAATCCTTTTTGATCGTCGCTATATCCTTCCTGATCGCTGTGCTGATGGCCTGGCTGGCTTTGCCGTTTTTCAATGACGTTTCGGGCAAGGACCTTCACCTGGTCTGGACGAACCCGCTGGTCTGGGTAACCTGCTTTTGTTTTTGCCTGTTCACCGGGCTGCTCGCGGGTAGTTACCCGGCGCTTTACTTGTCGTCCTTTCAGGCGGTGAAAGTCTTAAAGGGTACTTTCAAGGCCGGTCCCGGCGCTGCCATGCCTCGGAAGATTCTCGTGGTCGTTCAGTTTTCCGTTTCCGTCACGATGATCATTGGAACCATTATTGTTTTTAAGCAGATCGAATTTGCCAAGGACAGGCCGGTGGGCTATAACCGGGATAATTTGGTGTCGCTCCCATACAATGCTATAAAGGGCTACAGCGCTTTCCGGGAAGAACTGTTGAGGACCGGCGCGGTAACGGGCGTATCAGCCTCCTCCAATCCCATGACCGGTATCTGGTCATCCGCCGATAACCTGAGCTGGAAGGGGAAAGATCCCAACCGGCAGGAGGAATTCGGTACGGTACTGACTGATCCTGATTTTGGCAGTGTCGTAGGCTGGCACATGAAAGAAGGCCGGAGCTTCTCCAAAACTTTCCTGAGCGATTCTTCTGGCTTTTTGTTCAATGAAGCGGCCATCAGGCAAATGGGGCTCAAGGAACCTGTAGGTGAGACGATCCAGTGGCACGGGAAAAACTGGAAGGTGCTGGGTGTGGTGAAAGATATGGTGATGAACTCGCCTTTTGACCCCATCACCCCGACCGTGTTTTTGATGAATGACCATGAGCGCTCCTTCAACGTGATCAATCTGAAACTCCGGGCCGGTATGCCTGCGTCTGCTGCACTCGCCAGGATCGAAGCGGTCTTTAAAAAATTTGCACCGGAAGCGCCGTTCAATTACAAATTCGCAGACAGTGAATATGCACAAAAATTTTTAGCGGAAGAACGTGTGGGGAAACTGGCCTCGGTGTTTGCGGTGCTGGCAATCTTTATTTCCTGCCTGGGATTATTCGGTGTGGCCTCGTTTGTAGCGGAACAGCGTATTAAAGAGATCGGTATCCGAAAAGTGCTGGGTGCATCGGTAATCAGTATCTGGGGATCGCTATCCAGGGACTTTGTTGTCCTGGTGGCTATCGCCTTGTTCATCGCCGTTCCTGTTTCCTGGTATTTTATGCACCAGTGGCTGCAGCATTATACTTACCGTACCGCATTGTCCTGGTGGGTGTTTGCTTTGACCGGGGCAGGTGCCGTGCTGATCACTTTGCTGACGGTTAGTTATCATAGCATTAAGGCGGCGTTAGCAAACCCCGTAAAAAGTTTGCGATCTGAATGA
- a CDS encoding sensor histidine kinase produces MTFEHAIYHLMPVNIRDDKTNPRYQELRVLVSTALIALPLMLLFPVFVCYLGKPIAGYVINDLLNLVILITIRFWGHYRIPMMISALTCYWIMYGLVADSGLIYSPNVAILHMYLLITIWVNKKWGWLAILGNLGLLGFLYYQTLHAGLPATVSSVSGGPLYSLGMNGLITLFLGGFLAYLQADQEKNRLQLKALQDQKISLLDKTVKQRTEQLNSMRETIATDFHDETGNMLSAITRQASLLKLKLEQNSEVQPIVTSIIQNSNGLYASSKDFLWHLNHDSDDSQELFGYLTSYGQRYYNQFDIAFSSKAEDDHMQQLDPTAALNILFIFKEAMTNVVKHAGATEVELTMTYTPGAVTYALTDNGSWKAADEKTEHYGLVNMERRCKKNGFGFTLSKQTSGTMVAITVPVNNLNEL; encoded by the coding sequence ATGACATTCGAACATGCGATATATCATTTGATGCCCGTAAATATCCGGGATGATAAAACAAACCCGCGCTATCAGGAGCTGCGTGTGTTGGTCAGCACGGCGCTGATCGCGTTGCCGCTCATGCTGTTGTTTCCTGTTTTTGTGTGTTATTTGGGCAAACCGATCGCGGGTTACGTAATCAATGATTTGCTCAACCTGGTCATCTTGATCACCATCCGGTTCTGGGGCCATTACCGGATACCTATGATGATATCGGCTTTGACCTGCTACTGGATCATGTATGGCCTGGTAGCCGATTCGGGACTGATCTATTCGCCGAATGTAGCCATTCTGCACATGTACTTGTTGATCACGATCTGGGTCAATAAAAAATGGGGTTGGCTGGCAATTCTGGGCAATTTAGGGCTGCTCGGCTTCCTGTATTACCAAACCTTACATGCCGGATTACCCGCAACGGTCAGCTCCGTGTCAGGTGGCCCGCTTTATTCTTTAGGGATGAATGGCCTGATCACGCTTTTCCTCGGCGGCTTCCTGGCTTACCTGCAAGCCGATCAGGAGAAGAACCGGCTCCAGCTTAAAGCCCTGCAGGATCAAAAGATCAGCTTGCTCGATAAGACGGTCAAACAGCGGACCGAACAATTGAACAGCATGCGGGAGACGATCGCGACGGATTTCCATGACGAGACGGGCAATATGTTATCAGCCATTACCCGGCAGGCTTCCCTGCTCAAATTGAAGCTTGAACAGAACAGTGAAGTACAGCCCATCGTTACCAGTATCATCCAGAACAGCAACGGGTTATACGCCAGCAGCAAGGATTTTTTATGGCACCTGAACCATGACAGCGATGATTCGCAGGAACTTTTCGGTTACCTGACCAGTTACGGGCAACGTTATTATAACCAGTTTGATATTGCTTTCTCTTCCAAAGCGGAAGATGATCACATGCAGCAGCTGGACCCGACCGCCGCACTGAATATATTATTCATCTTCAAGGAAGCGATGACCAACGTGGTGAAGCATGCCGGGGCTACTGAGGTGGAGCTGACGATGACCTATACGCCCGGAGCGGTTACTTATGCGCTTACGGATAACGGCAGCTGGAAAGCTGCCGACGAAAAAACCGAACATTATGGTTTGGTTAACATGGAAAGGCGCTGTAAAAAAAACGGTTTTGGCTTCACCTTGTCCAAACAAACCAGTGGTACGATGGTCGCAATCACCGTACCGGTAAATAACTTAAACGAACTATAA
- a CDS encoding response regulator transcription factor, with the protein MEKRIMIIEDNGKIREGFASVIEGTPGYRVAGQHGSCESALKSLGNDAPDLVLMDIDLPGIDGIEGTLRIKKLRPECIVLIITVIEDSDKVFRSLCAGAGGYIVKNSDADQIIQNMAEAFAGGAPMSLNIAKMVVQSFARPQNSPLSERETAVLKGISEGKSYTRIALDLFISKETVRSHIKNIYQKLAVNSKAEALRVAGNNKWIG; encoded by the coding sequence ATGGAAAAGCGGATCATGATCATCGAAGACAACGGTAAGATCAGGGAAGGCTTTGCCTCCGTTATTGAGGGTACGCCGGGCTACCGGGTGGCGGGACAGCACGGAAGTTGCGAAAGCGCATTAAAATCTTTGGGCAATGACGCGCCTGACCTGGTGCTCATGGATATCGATCTGCCGGGTATCGATGGCATCGAAGGCACCTTGCGCATCAAAAAGCTGCGCCCGGAATGTATTGTCCTGATCATTACAGTTATCGAGGACAGTGATAAAGTGTTCCGTTCGCTATGTGCCGGGGCCGGCGGTTATATCGTTAAGAATTCGGATGCCGACCAAATCATCCAAAATATGGCCGAGGCGTTTGCAGGTGGCGCACCGATGAGCCTCAATATCGCTAAAATGGTCGTGCAATCATTTGCACGTCCGCAAAATTCACCTCTGTCCGAACGCGAAACAGCCGTACTGAAGGGTATTTCCGAGGGCAAAAGTTATACCAGGATCGCGCTCGATCTTTTTATCAGTAAAGAGACCGTCCGTAGTCACATCAAGAATATCTACCAGAAACTCGCCGTTAACAGCAAAGCCGAAGCCTTGAGGGTGGCAGGTAACAATAAATGGATTGGTTAA
- a CDS encoding PRTRC system ThiF family protein, producing the protein MKTPKLKAVKTAVHIVEKTLLNPYNPIVVNLIGAGGTGSQFLTALGRINHALIALNHPGLAVRVFDDDKVEEANLGRQLFSTAELGLHKAVALVNRINLFFGTNWKAIPEKYDLQTLKDSPELAMAEITISCVDTVKARFEIADLLSKIYTSRRHSYHHPLYWMDIGNSRDIGQCIISTIAEITQPASRKFEVVSHLPLVTEEFKELLVNSENGDRTPSCSLAEALTQQDLFINSALANLGASLLWQLFSEGMLFNRGFFLNLKDFRATPIKVSPAKDNLVKVLKPKRLKTQTPKAA; encoded by the coding sequence ATGAAAACGCCAAAACTGAAAGCGGTAAAGACCGCCGTCCATATCGTAGAAAAAACTTTGCTGAACCCCTATAACCCCATCGTGGTTAACCTCATTGGTGCAGGGGGCACGGGAAGCCAGTTCTTAACGGCTTTGGGCAGGATAAACCATGCGCTTATCGCCCTGAACCATCCCGGCCTTGCGGTGCGGGTATTCGATGATGATAAAGTGGAAGAAGCCAACTTGGGCAGACAGCTATTTTCGACGGCTGAACTCGGCTTGCATAAAGCCGTTGCATTGGTAAACCGCATCAACCTCTTTTTCGGTACGAACTGGAAAGCCATACCCGAAAAGTATGACCTGCAAACACTGAAGGATAGTCCCGAACTGGCGATGGCGGAAATTACCATTAGCTGTGTAGATACCGTAAAGGCGAGGTTTGAGATCGCAGACCTGCTATCCAAAATCTATACCAGCAGGCGACATAGTTATCACCACCCGCTATACTGGATGGACATTGGCAACAGCAGGGACATCGGGCAGTGTATCATTTCTACCATCGCCGAGATAACGCAGCCTGCATCCCGCAAATTCGAGGTAGTCAGCCATTTGCCCTTAGTGACCGAGGAATTTAAGGAACTACTGGTAAACTCCGAAAACGGCGACCGCACGCCAAGCTGCTCCTTAGCCGAAGCCCTGACGCAACAGGATTTATTCATCAACTCCGCACTGGCGAACTTAGGCGCATCGCTGTTATGGCAGCTATTCAGCGAGGGCATGTTGTTCAACAGGGGATTTTTCCTGAACCTCAAAGACTTTAGGGCGACACCGATCAAAGTAAGCCCGGCTAAGGACAATTTAGTGAAAGTCCTGAAGCCGAAACGCCTGAAAACCCAAACCCCTAAAGCAGCCTGA
- a CDS encoding PRTRC system protein B: MKNLTHNFTGLYQPVKSLLIYTKQTEEDKDTSSVYVESYDIGRLGNPINAHPLTVKEMLALSSIFQSAQEFKTGFLRCKGVMPNKVLYVNAEQEGYAIWCTPPQEVPLYFSNALGIQSGKGKVPAMVWKAGRDSLSVYALKGYRKPVGNTALYHAPFFNVSTDGKVCMGNVRINIGKAIRLEDFMEEWEKYFWNSYFSHLMGEFNPVTENIVQLWQKQVATDRVFPCDSLRPNQRTLKTLFV, from the coding sequence ATGAAGAACCTAACGCATAATTTCACTGGCCTGTATCAGCCCGTAAAATCCCTGCTGATCTATACCAAGCAGACCGAAGAAGATAAAGACACGAGCAGCGTTTACGTGGAAAGCTACGACATCGGCAGGCTCGGCAACCCCATCAATGCCCATCCGCTGACCGTAAAGGAGATGCTTGCCCTGAGCAGTATCTTCCAGTCGGCACAGGAATTTAAAACAGGCTTCCTGCGCTGTAAAGGCGTTATGCCCAACAAAGTATTGTACGTCAATGCCGAGCAGGAAGGCTATGCCATTTGGTGCACCCCGCCACAGGAAGTTCCGCTTTATTTTTCCAATGCTTTAGGCATCCAATCGGGCAAGGGAAAAGTACCTGCAATGGTATGGAAAGCGGGCAGGGACAGTCTTTCGGTGTATGCCCTGAAAGGTTACCGCAAGCCTGTAGGCAATACCGCACTCTATCATGCCCCTTTCTTTAATGTTTCAACCGATGGCAAGGTGTGCATGGGTAACGTGCGTATCAATATCGGTAAAGCCATCCGCCTCGAAGATTTTATGGAGGAATGGGAGAAATACTTTTGGAACAGCTACTTCAGCCACCTGATGGGCGAGTTCAACCCCGTTACCGAAAACATCGTCCAGCTATGGCAGAAACAGGTCGCGACCGACCGTGTATTTCCCTGCGACAGCCTGAGACCCAATCAGCGTACCCTTAAAACCCTCTTTGTATGA
- a CDS encoding PRTRC system protein C: protein MLQTTQLKRIFIHKENGQEVRLTDPNEAMNPDTVLNFYTATYPILTNARIVGPEIKNDEIQYRFESTMGTKG from the coding sequence ATGTTACAGACAACACAATTAAAAAGGATTTTTATCCATAAGGAGAACGGGCAGGAAGTCCGTCTGACCGACCCCAACGAAGCCATGAACCCCGACACGGTGCTAAACTTTTACACCGCTACTTATCCCATACTGACCAACGCCCGTATTGTTGGACCTGAGATCAAAAACGATGAGATACAATACCGCTTTGAAAGCACGATGGGCACGAAAGGCTAA
- a CDS encoding penicillin-binding protein, with amino-acid sequence MTRSNMHIKLTNGHILQCVADSSSAPEQGWIVETLIIPLLALNDADKELALITEWCTLNEQRVNAVYRYIISLPSKTVHFFEENYSDGEDKFYLGDNITHRYDAYIASHNALGALLRDINENPL; translated from the coding sequence ATGACACGTTCAAATATGCACATCAAATTAACCAACGGCCACATCCTTCAATGCGTTGCCGACAGCAGCAGCGCACCCGAACAGGGATGGATAGTCGAAACCCTGATTATTCCCCTGCTTGCCCTGAATGATGCTGATAAGGAACTTGCCCTTATCACCGAATGGTGTACCCTGAATGAACAGCGGGTAAATGCGGTATACCGCTACATCATCAGCCTGCCAAGTAAGACCGTTCACTTCTTCGAGGAAAATTACAGTGACGGCGAGGACAAATTTTACTTAGGCGACAATATCACCCACCGCTATGATGCCTATATCGCAAGCCATAACGCATTAGGGGCTTTGCTCAGGGACATTAATGAAAACCCGCTTTAA
- a CDS encoding TetR/AcrR family transcriptional regulator has protein sequence MKQSKTDRTRAHIIRTTAAIFNKKGYAGTSIKDITEATKLTSGSIYGNFANKEDVALAALDYNITCFCGVLLKEVNKHKNTRDKLLGFITPFHSSARSPFPVGGCPMVNALKEADDTLERFRKKAGEGMLAWKRELVSIIDQGITEGGFKPDTDAVKIATHIVALCEYGTLMYSATKSIKQADEIIDMAMDVAKSIMLNP, from the coding sequence GTGAAACAATCGAAGACAGATCGCACCAGGGCGCATATTATACGAACAACCGCAGCCATTTTTAATAAAAAAGGATACGCGGGAACTTCTATAAAAGATATAACGGAGGCCACGAAACTGACCAGCGGCAGCATTTACGGTAATTTCGCGAACAAGGAAGATGTTGCCCTTGCGGCCCTGGATTATAACATCACTTGTTTCTGCGGGGTTCTGCTTAAAGAAGTTAACAAACATAAAAACACCAGGGACAAATTACTGGGTTTCATCACGCCGTTTCATAGTTCAGCAAGGTCACCATTTCCTGTTGGCGGGTGTCCGATGGTGAATGCACTTAAAGAAGCCGATGATACCCTGGAACGTTTCCGAAAAAAAGCAGGAGAAGGCATGCTGGCCTGGAAGCGGGAGCTCGTAAGTATCATTGATCAGGGGATAACCGAAGGAGGTTTTAAACCGGATACGGACGCGGTCAAAATTGCAACGCATATTGTTGCATTATGTGAGTATGGAACGTTGATGTACAGTGCTACCAAGAGTATAAAGCAAGCCGATGAGATCATTGATATGGCTATGGATGTTGCAAAAAGTATCATGCTAAATCCTTAA
- a CDS encoding aldo/keto reductase: MSGLRVSTLALGTGNFGTAWPFGATKEESKQVFDRYADAGGTFIDTADGYQGGQSESFLSEFLASERDNFVLASKYSMGTREMQTTGNSRRTMMRAVEESLKRLKTDRLDLYWVHLSDEQTPIEEIVRGLDDLVSAGKINYAGFSNFPAWRIANAALLADLRGWAPIVGIQVEYNLIERTPERDLIPMAEALGLGVAFWSPLAGGDTNG; encoded by the coding sequence ATGTCCGGTTTAAGAGTTTCAACGCTGGCATTAGGTACCGGCAATTTCGGAACTGCCTGGCCGTTTGGTGCCACAAAAGAGGAATCGAAACAAGTTTTCGACCGCTATGCCGATGCTGGCGGTACGTTTATCGATACTGCAGACGGGTATCAGGGTGGTCAATCAGAGTCTTTTTTAAGCGAGTTCCTGGCTAGCGAGCGCGATAATTTCGTCCTGGCATCGAAGTACAGCATGGGTACGCGTGAAATGCAAACGACCGGCAACAGCCGCCGGACGATGATGCGCGCTGTGGAAGAAAGCCTGAAACGGCTCAAAACGGACAGGCTTGATCTTTATTGGGTGCATCTGTCGGATGAGCAAACCCCGATAGAAGAAATTGTCAGGGGACTTGATGACCTGGTAAGTGCCGGAAAGATCAATTATGCCGGTTTTTCCAACTTTCCCGCCTGGCGCATAGCCAACGCGGCTTTGCTTGCCGATTTAAGAGGCTGGGCGCCCATCGTAGGTATACAGGTAGAATATAACCTGATTGAACGTACGCCGGAAAGAGATTTGATCCCCATGGCGGAAGCGCTGGGACTTGGCGTAGCATTTTGGTCGCCGCTTGCCGGGGGGGACACTAACGGGTAA
- a CDS encoding aldo/keto reductase, translating to MPGGTLTGKYRKETDPNSRKALAGGFLAKDSKDERETRILDLLESLASETGTKVIDVALAWIRQKYDDSSLSTVTFIGPRNLHQLNDNLTSLDLTLSKDQINQLDEAGKISLGAPHEVIAASQAMLFGRGSGQIEIKHPTA from the coding sequence TTGCCGGGGGGGACACTAACGGGTAAATACCGCAAAGAAACAGACCCCAATTCAAGAAAGGCGCTTGCCGGCGGGTTCCTTGCTAAAGACTCCAAAGACGAGCGCGAAACCCGTATTCTGGATTTGTTAGAGTCCTTAGCTTCAGAAACCGGAACCAAGGTAATTGATGTTGCCCTGGCCTGGATCCGTCAAAAATATGATGATTCGAGCCTGTCAACAGTGACGTTCATCGGCCCGCGTAACCTGCATCAACTGAATGATAACCTGACTTCGCTCGATCTGACGCTGAGTAAAGATCAGATCAACCAGTTAGATGAAGCCGGCAAGATCAGTTTGGGTGCTCCGCACGAGGTAATCGCCGCTTCACAAGCTATGTTGTTTGGCAGGGGGTCCGGCCAGATTGAGATCAAGCATCCGACAGCGTAG
- a CDS encoding alpha/beta hydrolase, with amino-acid sequence MKSFTIPFLLLLLVIGAKAQAIKNGLVVIGQMDSVQSKILGEKRQIGVYVPPAMYPDQRFPVLYLLDGYTNFEQLVALVFHLGIVNRTCPPMIIVGIDNTDRTRDLTPTHSTFSLSPGPNPGAATSGGGEKFLAYIEKELMPHIDSLYPTTPYKAFIGHSLGGLMVMNALINHPQLFNDYIAIDPSMWWDKQNLLQQVNPAFAQKNYAGKNLFLAMANTMPPGMDTLQARKDSSNTTLHPRSIMALYDLLRSNPRNRLNYDFNYYKNESHGTVPLIAEYDALHFLFRDYALAFAPEQNPDYTTNATKFDVSALITVQFKQLSTRLGCTVLPPEYLVNDMANDFLHHKNEANAYRLFALNIENYPGSFHAYDSMGDYYKFKHDRKKAAEYYAKSLKINESPETRSKIIALGNKN; translated from the coding sequence ATGAAAAGTTTTACTATTCCTTTCCTTTTATTACTACTGGTTATCGGTGCTAAAGCGCAGGCGATAAAGAATGGCCTGGTTGTCATCGGTCAGATGGATAGCGTACAGTCTAAGATCCTCGGCGAAAAAAGACAGATCGGAGTTTATGTGCCGCCAGCCATGTATCCGGATCAAAGGTTTCCAGTGCTTTACCTGTTGGATGGCTATACCAATTTTGAACAGTTAGTCGCTCTGGTATTCCATTTGGGTATAGTGAATAGGACTTGCCCCCCTATGATCATCGTGGGGATCGACAATACGGATCGTACACGCGACCTGACGCCTACGCATTCAACTTTCTCGCTATCTCCGGGCCCTAATCCGGGGGCTGCTACCTCTGGCGGGGGAGAAAAGTTTTTGGCGTATATAGAGAAAGAGCTAATGCCGCATATTGATTCTCTTTATCCCACCACGCCATATAAAGCTTTTATCGGACATTCTTTAGGCGGGTTAATGGTAATGAATGCGCTGATCAATCATCCGCAGCTGTTTAATGATTATATAGCTATTGACCCAAGTATGTGGTGGGATAAACAAAACCTGTTGCAACAGGTTAATCCGGCATTTGCCCAAAAAAATTATGCAGGAAAGAACTTGTTTTTAGCGATGGCCAACACTATGCCGCCAGGAATGGATACTTTACAGGCACGTAAAGACAGCAGCAACACAACCCTGCATCCACGCTCTATCATGGCGTTATATGATCTTTTAAGAAGCAATCCGCGTAACCGGCTAAACTATGATTTTAATTACTATAAGAACGAAAGCCACGGCACAGTACCGCTAATTGCTGAATATGATGCCCTGCACTTTCTGTTCAGGGATTATGCACTTGCCTTTGCGCCAGAGCAAAATCCTGATTATACTACTAATGCAACTAAATTTGACGTCAGCGCACTTATAACAGTTCAATTTAAGCAGTTATCAACGCGGTTAGGCTGCACTGTTTTGCCGCCTGAATACTTGGTTAATGATATGGCAAACGATTTTCTCCATCACAAGAACGAGGCAAATGCTTACCGCCTGTTTGCTTTAAACATTGAAAATTACCCCGGAAGTTTTCACGCTTACGATAGCATGGGCGATTATTACAAGTTTAAACACGACAGGAAAAAAGCCGCGGAGTATTATGCGAAAAGCTTAAAAATTAACGAATCCCCGGAAACGCGCAGTAAAATAATCGCGTTAGGTAACAAAAATTAA
- a CDS encoding carboxypeptidase-like regulatory domain-containing protein has product MKKALYLFLLLTIYLYSCNKKDAPSIDQAGATTTVSATGFTVIKGTISPADAVTSIVIYDAQSHSFNLKPDPSGAFSITDLPAGTYFINYYQSLGYVFQSSKTLNLIAGQSLDLGKIIFSPGFGTIEGTIAPLGAAAKITATDKSTKGAFTVIPDASTGKFKFDNLPGGIYTISYTANAASTAPKDTSEPLASSQHIIIPLTVFKTPGVTGTISGKFDPDNLASVLIAKADNSYGLIVYADTVSGKFISPALTPGTYNVTFGHDWTHKSPPGQTVTVPPGRNVDIGTIKPILYLHLIPFSANDVKMVVGGWLTNCFYNAPSLKITGVSGGGVPEEPSTETILSINLDNVTGPGTYTLQGTSTSNISYTTGLAMKPQKWDMANGGSATVVINSIDPAQHLIRGTFSATLKPANANANGDMVITNGVISLTY; this is encoded by the coding sequence ATGAAAAAAGCTTTATATCTTTTCCTGCTCCTCACCATATATTTATACAGTTGTAATAAAAAAGACGCACCTTCTATTGACCAGGCAGGCGCAACTACCACAGTTTCAGCGACAGGGTTTACGGTTATTAAAGGCACTATCAGCCCGGCCGATGCTGTTACCTCAATCGTCATTTATGATGCGCAAAGCCACAGCTTTAATTTGAAACCTGATCCCAGCGGGGCTTTCTCGATAACCGATCTTCCGGCAGGCACCTACTTCATCAACTATTATCAAAGTTTAGGTTATGTTTTTCAGTCGAGCAAAACTTTAAATCTCATAGCTGGCCAATCCCTCGACCTCGGAAAGATTATCTTCTCACCGGGATTTGGCACCATTGAAGGCACGATAGCCCCATTGGGTGCTGCAGCAAAAATAACGGCGACCGATAAATCGACTAAAGGTGCCTTCACCGTTATACCCGATGCATCTACCGGAAAATTCAAGTTTGACAATCTGCCCGGCGGCATATACACGATCAGTTATACAGCTAATGCGGCATCAACTGCGCCAAAGGATACAAGTGAACCCCTTGCTTCATCACAACACATCATCATCCCGCTTACCGTATTTAAAACACCCGGTGTAACGGGTACGATCAGCGGTAAATTTGACCCGGATAATTTGGCCAGTGTGCTGATTGCAAAAGCAGATAATAGTTATGGCTTAATTGTATACGCGGACACTGTAAGTGGAAAGTTCATATCGCCGGCTTTAACCCCGGGAACTTATAACGTAACCTTTGGCCATGACTGGACCCATAAATCACCCCCGGGTCAAACTGTGACCGTACCACCGGGACGAAATGTAGACATAGGCACCATTAAACCTATTCTTTATCTTCATCTCATTCCTTTTTCCGCTAACGACGTTAAAATGGTGGTGGGCGGGTGGTTGACCAATTGTTTTTATAATGCCCCTAGCCTTAAAATAACTGGAGTTAGTGGTGGTGGTGTTCCTGAAGAGCCAAGCACAGAAACTATACTTTCGATTAACCTGGATAATGTTACCGGCCCGGGAACCTACACGCTACAGGGTACGTCCACCTCAAATATATCTTACACAACAGGCCTGGCGATGAAGCCTCAAAAGTGGGATATGGCTAATGGCGGAAGCGCAACGGTGGTGATCAACTCCATAGATCCGGCGCAGCACCTCATCAGGGGTACATTTTCGGCCACCTTAAAACCAGCCAACGCTAATGCCAACGGAGACATGGTCATAACAAATGGCGTTATTTCACTAACTTATTAA